Proteins from one Spirochaetota bacterium genomic window:
- a CDS encoding ankyrin repeat domain-containing protein, with product MNKALISCMIMSFIIASCVKKSEFNRQLIAAVVKGDIASVNELIARGADANAREEVNPGRTALVIAAEEDYPDIAAALVKGGADVNARSKDGSTALMNASAEGNTDIVRLLLARGADVNAADNAGQTALIKAAADGQKETIEILAGSSADLNSADKAGLTAVMKATMNGHNEIADMLLKKGARMTDQDKEKIREAARMNTQGEEVIDSENK from the coding sequence ATGAACAAGGCCCTGATATCATGCATGATAATGTCCTTCATCATCGCGTCCTGTGTTAAAAAGTCTGAATTCAACAGGCAACTCATCGCCGCCGTCGTCAAGGGCGACATCGCCAGCGTGAACGAGCTTATTGCCAGGGGAGCCGACGCGAACGCCCGGGAAGAGGTAAATCCGGGTCGGACGGCCCTCGTCATCGCAGCGGAGGAGGATTATCCGGATATTGCCGCCGCCCTGGTCAAGGGCGGCGCCGACGTAAACGCACGGAGCAAGGACGGATCCACCGCGCTCATGAACGCCTCCGCGGAAGGCAATACCGATATCGTCAGGCTTCTTCTCGCCAGGGGAGCCGACGTGAACGCGGCCGATAACGCCGGGCAGACCGCCCTGATCAAGGCGGCGGCCGACGGACAGAAGGAAACGATCGAGATCCTCGCGGGGAGCAGCGCCGACCTCAACAGTGCGGACAAAGCCGGCCTCACCGCGGTCATGAAGGCCACGATGAACGGGCACAATGAAATCGCCGACATGCTTCTCAAAAAGGGAGCGCGCATGACCGACCAGGACAAGGAGAAGATCCGGGAAGCGGCGCGCATGAACACCCAGGGCGAAGAAGTAATCGATTCCGAGAACAAGTAG
- a CDS encoding cysteine hydrolase has translation MNDAVPALIVVDMQNYYLKRESPYCRYFNTLQPGCLNYIITRCEKIVIPNIRRLAEAFRKKSLPVILLRLCGSDPEREDLHHFFRDTYHRGKRAGFDDVYPLESDPWADIIGLIGPLPSDIVINKTTFSPFTGTGIDSILREKGITTLAFTGLSTSQCVETTARDASDRGYGIIHLEDAQADYDEMSHTSSLYSSQGVCGGNITKTGDYIHAGLPPL, from the coding sequence GTGAACGATGCAGTGCCGGCATTGATCGTCGTTGACATGCAGAATTACTACCTGAAGCGCGAATCGCCCTACTGCCGGTACTTTAACACCCTACAGCCCGGGTGCCTCAACTACATCATAACGCGCTGCGAAAAGATCGTCATTCCCAATATACGCCGCCTCGCCGAAGCCTTCCGGAAGAAATCCCTGCCGGTCATATTGCTGCGCCTCTGCGGTTCCGATCCGGAGCGCGAGGACCTTCACCATTTCTTCAGGGACACATACCATAGGGGAAAACGCGCCGGTTTCGACGACGTGTATCCGCTGGAAAGCGATCCCTGGGCCGATATCATCGGCCTGATCGGGCCGCTGCCGTCGGACATAGTCATAAACAAGACCACCTTCAGCCCCTTTACCGGGACCGGCATCGATTCAATACTCAGGGAAAAAGGGATCACGACCCTCGCCTTTACCGGGCTCTCCACGAGCCAGTGCGTCGAAACCACGGCGCGGGACGCCTCGGACCGCGGCTATGGCATCATCCATCTCGAGGACGCCCAGGCGGATTATGATGAAATGAGCCACACGTCGTCCCTCTACAGCTCCCAGGGAGTCTGCGGAGGCAACATCACGAAAACAGGGGATTACATTCACGCGGGATTGCCCCCCCTCTGA
- a CDS encoding epoxyqueuosine reductase QueH: MKNTSLLVHTCCAPCVSYVHELFAESRDVTVFYYNPNIAPRSEYDRRLSELERFGRIKGFRLVEGDYNDREWTARVEPYSGLGERSRRCWECYRFRLEESFRKAREMKIAAVTTALSVSPHKDAAMINGIGKELEASFGIAFIEGDFKKNDGYRRSVELSRVYEFYRQNYCGCIYSKQEAEARAERKGGPGQLTQRILS; encoded by the coding sequence GTGAAAAATACCTCGCTCCTCGTCCATACCTGCTGCGCCCCCTGCGTGAGCTATGTTCACGAGCTTTTCGCCGAAAGCCGCGACGTGACCGTTTTTTATTACAACCCCAACATCGCGCCGCGGAGCGAATACGACCGGCGTCTTTCGGAGCTGGAGCGCTTCGGCCGGATCAAGGGTTTCAGGCTTGTCGAGGGCGATTATAACGACCGGGAGTGGACCGCCCGCGTCGAGCCGTACAGCGGCCTCGGGGAGCGGTCGCGGCGCTGCTGGGAATGCTATCGCTTCAGGCTTGAGGAATCCTTCCGGAAGGCCCGGGAGATGAAGATAGCCGCCGTGACCACGGCCCTGTCCGTCAGCCCCCACAAGGACGCGGCCATGATAAACGGCATCGGGAAGGAGCTCGAAGCTTCCTTCGGCATAGCCTTCATCGAGGGGGACTTCAAGAAGAACGACGGCTACCGACGCAGCGTGGAGCTGTCCCGCGTGTATGAATTTTACCGCCAGAATTACTGCGGCTGCATCTATTCAAAGCAAGAGGCCGAGGCCCGCGCGGAGCGTAAGGGCGGGCCCGGTCAATTGACCCAGCGGATCTTGTCGTAG
- a CDS encoding zf-HC2 domain-containing protein — MSGNHIPFDKLSDLYDDEMDSREEKASLMRHLESCKACSLEYKRLGKTLKLCRDVAAVHFPLEQMSRETIAKIKSSRKKRQFLKSMPAMAASILVIAGIGLFNAGIIGVHDSSDIAAGVSRRSYSESEKVIDIIRSHKAAIALVTDEYVEGTVPVNTFNDLRKSLGSRKVAYMLVEETGKDNGASWGGPIEQVGLEDGPIAVEGTGKKYVRFRVFR; from the coding sequence ATGAGCGGCAATCATATTCCGTTTGATAAGCTGTCTGACCTGTACGATGACGAGATGGATTCAAGGGAAGAGAAGGCGTCGCTTATGCGCCATCTCGAAAGCTGCAAGGCCTGCTCCCTTGAATACAAGCGGCTTGGTAAAACTCTCAAACTCTGCCGGGATGTCGCGGCCGTGCACTTCCCCCTGGAACAGATGTCGCGGGAGACGATAGCGAAGATCAAGTCTTCACGGAAAAAAAGGCAATTCCTGAAATCGATGCCGGCCATGGCCGCCTCCATCCTGGTCATCGCGGGCATCGGCCTTTTCAACGCCGGCATCATAGGCGTCCATGACAGCTCCGATATCGCGGCCGGCGTATCACGGCGCTCCTACAGCGAGTCCGAGAAGGTGATAGACATCATTCGCAGCCACAAGGCCGCCATCGCCCTGGTGACCGACGAATACGTGGAAGGAACCGTTCCGGTCAATACGTTCAACGATCTCAGAAAGAGCCTTGGGTCGAGAAAGGTCGCCTACATGCTGGTGGAAGAGACCGGTAAGGACAACGGCGCCTCCTGGGGCGGCCCCATCGAGCAGGTGGGCCTGGAAGACGGGCCCATCGCCGTTGAAGGCACCGGCAAAAAATATGTCCGGTTCCGCGTATTCCGATAG
- a CDS encoding DUF2339 domain-containing protein, with amino-acid sequence MKTRMIIIRSMMVLFFIVTLFAAITDFAEGRYITVSWIVFAGVLSAMGAFWRSRECLFASLPFWTAALIRLYFIEATPVGFILLFNARFFMFILAAFLLGAAYVIRRKEPLGPYMIGFAVAAMVTIIIGSLKENYSFVVDRHYRNLGYSYVLSLYAALFFALGLIMKNKMLRISGIALAGLVVLKFYLHDIWTMSKLVKIIAGFTLGIAMVALSIVYQKFRDRIFPKKGSTAAIVAAAALSLLGYDFGPGSAAAAAETFRASSWHYYKAINAAPRGADAPAPVYGKFSLDDEMIRYGSSADYRVTWNGRPRPHMTRMTLDDPKLSGSTVPEVIFRQGDNTSATYVLKLPDPPAGAEYNALEIGAVNQFEASALVEIGKKAGEWESSGNYAVFSYQGTRNNMIRLAMGDRRFLRIRINARQDFTFPKAYYTAARKQSYYIIRVPMKSITRDRDSDIQGSVYYYENSGRKKISRLVMAFTEKRYNRLMEVYSIAPGNKNYYRVMAARLSRSGGDPAEQVIDMNQPVTGSLKLVVIDKDDVPLTLASLTVYVPREELVFELPSRDEWKGGGTLRLYYGNRYSLPPAYDIPSTFDRKLPMAEFTAGPQKKNEAFAYSALEPPVSTWIIRIVFLLGLAGLAYPAWRILRHYTAEGMKS; translated from the coding sequence ATGAAAACACGGATGATAATCATTAGGTCGATGATGGTGCTTTTCTTCATCGTGACGCTCTTCGCGGCGATCACCGATTTTGCCGAGGGGAGGTACATCACCGTCTCGTGGATCGTCTTCGCCGGCGTGCTCTCGGCCATGGGCGCCTTCTGGCGGTCCCGGGAGTGCCTGTTCGCGTCGCTCCCCTTCTGGACCGCCGCACTGATCCGCCTCTACTTCATCGAGGCGACCCCTGTCGGCTTCATCCTCCTGTTCAACGCGCGCTTCTTCATGTTCATCCTGGCCGCGTTCCTTCTGGGCGCCGCATACGTCATCCGCAGAAAGGAGCCCCTGGGGCCCTACATGATCGGCTTCGCCGTTGCCGCCATGGTCACGATCATCATCGGGAGCCTGAAGGAAAACTACAGCTTTGTGGTCGACCGCCATTACCGGAACCTGGGGTATTCCTACGTCCTGTCACTCTACGCCGCGCTTTTTTTCGCCCTGGGCCTCATCATGAAGAACAAGATGCTGCGCATCAGCGGCATAGCCCTGGCCGGACTGGTGGTCCTCAAGTTCTATCTCCACGACATCTGGACCATGAGCAAGCTCGTGAAGATAATCGCCGGATTCACCCTGGGCATCGCCATGGTTGCCCTGAGCATCGTGTATCAGAAATTTCGTGACAGGATATTCCCGAAGAAGGGCTCCACCGCGGCCATTGTCGCCGCGGCCGCGCTGTCGCTCCTCGGGTATGATTTCGGACCGGGGTCCGCCGCCGCAGCGGCGGAGACTTTCCGCGCCTCCAGCTGGCACTATTACAAGGCCATCAACGCCGCCCCCCGCGGCGCCGACGCGCCTGCCCCGGTGTACGGGAAGTTTTCCCTCGATGACGAGATGATACGCTACGGCAGCAGCGCCGATTACCGCGTCACCTGGAACGGCCGCCCGCGCCCGCACATGACCAGGATGACACTGGACGATCCGAAGCTCTCCGGGAGCACCGTGCCGGAGGTCATTTTCCGCCAGGGGGACAACACCAGCGCCACCTACGTGCTGAAGCTCCCGGACCCGCCGGCCGGCGCGGAGTACAACGCCCTTGAAATCGGCGCGGTGAACCAGTTCGAGGCCTCGGCCCTGGTGGAAATCGGGAAGAAGGCGGGAGAGTGGGAATCCTCCGGGAACTACGCCGTGTTCAGCTACCAGGGGACCAGGAACAACATGATCAGGCTAGCCATGGGGGACAGGCGCTTCCTGCGCATCCGCATCAACGCGCGCCAGGATTTCACTTTTCCGAAAGCGTACTACACTGCGGCGCGGAAGCAATCCTATTATATCATCCGCGTCCCGATGAAATCGATCACCAGAGACAGGGACAGCGACATCCAGGGAAGCGTGTACTATTACGAGAACAGCGGGCGGAAAAAGATAAGCCGCCTGGTGATGGCCTTCACGGAAAAGCGCTACAACCGTCTCATGGAGGTGTACTCCATCGCGCCGGGGAACAAGAACTATTACCGCGTCATGGCCGCGAGACTCTCCCGCAGCGGCGGGGACCCGGCCGAGCAGGTCATCGATATGAACCAGCCGGTGACGGGCTCCCTCAAGCTGGTCGTCATCGACAAGGACGACGTGCCCCTCACCCTCGCGTCCCTCACGGTCTACGTACCCCGGGAGGAGCTGGTCTTCGAGCTGCCGTCCCGCGATGAATGGAAGGGTGGCGGGACCCTCAGGCTCTATTACGGAAACCGGTACAGCCTTCCCCCGGCCTATGACATACCCTCCACCTTCGACCGGAAGCTGCCCATGGCCGAATTCACGGCCGGGCCGCAGAAAAAGAACGAGGCCTTCGCCTACTCCGCCCTGGAGCCGCCGGTATCGACATGGATCATCCGTATCGTGTTTCTGCTGGGGCTGGCGGGACTCGCCTACCCGGCGTGGCGGATACTGAGGCATTATACGGCCGAGGGGATGAAATCGTGA
- a CDS encoding SpoIIE family protein phosphatase: protein MNTISIFISLAASAIIIFTVIFVLVKDWRDQVMRYFAFFATSALGILFTMFLTYAFPEDFDLTLMNKITQLSTLMTFSSLFCMSFVFPKTAKRFPFWISFLILIPAIVMGSVAVFTDFTITKAYFKDGAFIRDFNQDFPGYTVYAALAFLYVLSALGGYVRKYIITKEYIYRLQMRYLFVGSSVSMTLASVFSIIMPRFFGYTVLYVIGPAVATFFTIASLFYSIIAYNMLDVRTVIHKTFVYTIISMVISLPIFGIVWAYSRKLWILGDVPYYLIAGAVVSVFILFSVFVQPFIDRAFKRKQYAFGSVVDKFVRDISAEKSLDDVVRRTVDVLRDGLSLNHAFFILLNDQSRKYELFYYKGGREKPELPPIERNAPIIRWFVRNQEILQLSRVYTDDRSFAEVRDEIASFFNDNGVQVVLPVYHERRVAGLLCLGMKETLAGYHTDEIDKLRQFNVKSNDYISTALTYQKAMQEQMVTRTIDVSSRIINSAVPVSLPNINNIKFGAFIIPKYSQGSDYFDFIRPGEHGVGIIATDISGVGVNSALYSVLLRSAFHSSILDAPSTSTVIGNMNRVLCDYGKGKGELVTAYYLYYDIRSMRLMYTNAGYPALEMFRIEKNNFDSFDTEGIPIGYDPGATYGIGRTDLVRGDIGILYSKTLTTSKNQKGDEYGILKLRNTVMENRTRGAQEIAAQIKNSFEAFMGLLSPTSDVVVLVFKIV, encoded by the coding sequence ATGAATACAATCAGTATTTTCATATCACTGGCCGCATCAGCGATTATCATCTTCACGGTCATCTTCGTTCTGGTCAAGGACTGGCGTGACCAGGTCATGCGGTACTTCGCGTTTTTCGCTACCTCGGCCCTGGGGATCCTGTTCACGATGTTCCTGACCTACGCGTTCCCCGAAGATTTCGACCTGACCCTCATGAACAAGATCACGCAGCTGTCGACGCTGATGACGTTTTCCAGCCTGTTCTGCATGTCCTTTGTTTTTCCCAAGACGGCGAAGAGGTTTCCCTTCTGGATATCCTTCCTCATACTCATTCCCGCCATCGTGATGGGATCGGTGGCCGTTTTTACCGACTTCACCATTACAAAGGCCTATTTCAAGGACGGGGCGTTCATCCGGGACTTCAACCAGGATTTCCCCGGTTACACCGTGTACGCGGCGCTGGCTTTCCTCTACGTTCTTTCGGCCCTGGGCGGGTACGTGCGGAAATACATCATCACGAAGGAATATATCTACCGGCTCCAGATGCGCTACCTCTTCGTAGGCTCCTCGGTTTCCATGACGCTCGCTTCCGTTTTCTCCATTATAATGCCACGTTTTTTCGGCTACACGGTGCTCTATGTAATAGGCCCCGCCGTGGCGACGTTCTTTACCATCGCCTCGCTCTTCTACTCTATCATCGCCTACAACATGCTGGATGTCAGGACGGTCATCCACAAGACCTTCGTATACACGATCATTTCCATGGTCATCTCCCTCCCTATATTCGGGATCGTCTGGGCCTACAGCCGGAAGCTCTGGATACTGGGCGACGTTCCCTATTACCTGATCGCGGGAGCGGTGGTCTCCGTTTTCATCCTCTTCTCGGTATTCGTGCAGCCCTTCATCGACAGGGCGTTCAAGCGCAAGCAGTACGCCTTCGGATCGGTGGTCGATAAATTCGTCCGCGACATCTCTGCGGAAAAAAGCCTGGACGACGTGGTCCGGAGGACCGTCGACGTCCTCCGCGACGGCCTGTCGCTCAATCACGCCTTCTTTATCCTGCTCAACGACCAGAGCCGGAAATACGAGCTCTTTTATTACAAGGGGGGGCGCGAAAAGCCGGAACTCCCGCCCATCGAGCGGAACGCCCCCATCATCCGCTGGTTCGTCCGCAACCAGGAGATCCTCCAATTGTCCCGGGTCTATACCGACGACAGGTCCTTCGCCGAGGTCCGCGACGAGATTGCGTCGTTTTTCAACGATAACGGGGTGCAGGTCGTCCTGCCGGTGTACCACGAGCGCCGCGTCGCGGGGCTCCTCTGCCTGGGGATGAAGGAGACCCTCGCCGGCTATCATACCGACGAGATCGACAAGCTCAGGCAGTTCAACGTCAAGAGCAACGATTACATCTCAACGGCCCTCACGTACCAGAAGGCGATGCAGGAACAGATGGTGACCCGGACGATCGACGTGTCGTCGCGGATCATAAACAGCGCCGTCCCCGTTTCCCTTCCCAATATCAACAACATCAAGTTCGGCGCCTTCATCATCCCGAAATACTCCCAGGGGAGCGATTACTTCGATTTCATCCGGCCGGGAGAGCACGGCGTCGGCATCATCGCGACGGACATTTCCGGCGTCGGGGTAAACAGCGCCCTTTACTCGGTGCTGCTCCGCTCCGCATTTCACTCCAGCATCCTCGATGCGCCGTCGACGTCCACCGTCATCGGCAACATGAACAGGGTCCTGTGCGATTACGGCAAGGGGAAGGGCGAGCTGGTCACCGCCTATTACCTCTATTATGACATCAGGTCGATGCGCCTCATGTACACCAACGCCGGCTATCCGGCGCTGGAGATGTTCCGCATCGAAAAGAACAATTTCGACTCCTTCGACACAGAGGGGATTCCCATCGGCTACGACCCGGGGGCGACCTACGGCATAGGGCGGACCGACCTGGTGCGGGGCGACATCGGCATCCTCTATTCAAAGACCCTGACCACGTCGAAGAACCAGAAGGGGGACGAATACGGCATCCTGAAGCTCCGCAATACCGTCATGGAGAACAGGACGCGCGGCGCCCAGGAGATTGCGGCGCAGATAAAGAATTCCTTCGAAGCCTTCATGGGCCTCCTGTCGCCCACGTCGGACGTGGTGGTGCTGGTCTTCAAGATCGTCTGA
- a CDS encoding pentapeptide repeat-containing protein, with product MIRNTLTAITITAAICGLSACMLAIGGNKSDYNYVMRGDTELSNAELRGAELAGAKLEEANLSNANLSGANLSGANLIGANLRGANLRSADLSGAQLNGANLAWADLYKANLKNANLNKARLVRVNLARCNLQNIRLKGAVLAKSNLSGADLAGINLNGADLTGANLAGVNLAEADLGSAGLSWAVMTNANLRKASLAGALLDNSDLSGASMIWTDLEGAVMKDSCLRNAKLEGARLISADLTGADIQGASLPQANLSEAKLQHANLISTNLRDANCHRAGLQGANLNSADLTKANLDGASLENAELTNADLAGARIERKWKKMLERQRVRNYDKIRWVN from the coding sequence ATGATCCGAAACACCCTTACCGCAATAACCATTACCGCCGCCATCTGCGGCCTGTCAGCCTGCATGCTCGCGATCGGCGGGAATAAAAGCGATTACAATTACGTCATGCGCGGGGATACCGAGCTCAGCAACGCGGAGCTCCGCGGCGCGGAACTGGCGGGCGCGAAACTCGAGGAGGCCAACCTGAGCAACGCGAACCTTTCAGGGGCCAACCTTTCAGGGGCCAACCTTATCGGAGCGAACCTCAGGGGAGCCAACCTGAGGAGCGCCGACCTGAGCGGTGCGCAGCTGAACGGCGCGAACCTCGCCTGGGCCGACCTCTACAAAGCGAACCTCAAAAACGCGAACCTGAACAAGGCCCGCCTTGTCCGCGTCAACCTGGCGCGCTGCAACCTGCAGAACATACGCCTGAAGGGAGCGGTCCTCGCGAAATCTAACCTCTCCGGCGCCGACCTGGCGGGGATCAACCTCAACGGCGCCGACCTCACGGGAGCGAACCTCGCCGGCGTCAACCTGGCGGAGGCTGACCTGGGAAGCGCCGGCCTCTCCTGGGCCGTGATGACGAACGCCAATCTGCGGAAGGCGAGCCTCGCCGGGGCCCTGCTGGACAACAGCGACCTGTCCGGGGCCAGTATGATCTGGACCGACCTGGAAGGGGCCGTCATGAAGGATTCCTGTCTCAGGAACGCGAAGCTTGAAGGGGCGCGTCTGATAAGCGCCGACCTGACGGGCGCCGACATCCAGGGCGCGAGCCTTCCCCAGGCGAATCTTTCCGAGGCGAAACTTCAGCACGCGAACCTGATCAGCACGAACCTGCGCGACGCCAACTGCCACAGGGCCGGGCTCCAGGGGGCTAACCTCAACAGCGCCGACCTGACCAAGGCCAACCTCGACGGCGCGTCCCTGGAAAACGCGGAATTGACCAACGCCGACCTTGCCGGCGCCCGCATTGAGCGGAAATGGAAAAAAATGCTTGAGCGTCAGAGGGTGAGAAACTACGACAAGATCCGCTGGGTCAATTGA